In Salmo salar chromosome ssa14, Ssal_v3.1, whole genome shotgun sequence, the sequence tggatttaacaggtgaacgcaataagggatcatagctttcgcctggattcacctggtcggtctatggcgtgtggctcagttggtagagcatggtgtttgcaacgccagggttgtgggttcgattcccacgggggaccagtacggaaaaaaatgtatgcattcactactgtaagtcgctctagataagagtgtctgctaaatgactaaaatgaaagagcaggtgttcataatgttttgtgcactcaatgTAGATGTAGTGAACAAATCTTGATCATCCCCATTATTGTTGTGGTTGAATGATAGCAGCAAAAACAGAAGTGAATGTAAACGCTTAAGACTTGTAAATAGTTTACTTAAACTTTTATTTTGTAATGTCCCTTTATCTTTTGCAAATCTGCAGTTAATTAAATGTTTTTGATTTCAAAACCCCAATTATAACCCCAATTTATAATCTTGTTTTATATTCTCAAAACATTGTagtcgatatccgcgcttataaacccagggtcgttacaacaTGATTAAAGCTatcattttgatctcatggatggtcagtccttgcatcaatAGTGCTGTCTATGAATTTAAGAGTGGTTCTATTTCTTCAGCCCCATTGGTCAGCTATTTACCCAAACAATGGCGGGATAAACCacttgttattgtttgaactgcagattgcctctATGAATTGTTTCCTCTTTCAGGTAAAACAACATATTTGTGTAGCACCTGTGTGAACAGGAATTCAAGTCTCATGGTAAAAGTACTTATCTTAGTCATAATCGTTAGGACTAAACCTTGCCTAACTGTAAATCTATGCCTGAGAGGTTTGGATGGCATGAAGTCAATATTTAATCACTaacactgatatatatatatcataaggAAGTGAGTGTACACTATGCCAGTATGAAGCACACTGGTAAGGCCCGCCCCATTGCTCAGGGAGTGCCAAGATTGGCCCAGGGAGATGTTATCTATACAACAGTGGCCCAATGTGTTCATTCAGGCGCATGGTGCATCTGCTGACATTGTTCTCTGAATATCTGTTCTTGATGGAAATAAGATTGTATTTTGATTTGTGCATGTATGAGTGTTTctgtaaatgtggaaaaagctaatgtaataattgttttttttatccaAAAATCTCAATATAATTGTTTTAAGCCAACAGGATATAGAATTAGTTGGATAAAAGAATAGTATCTTGCGTATCTTGAAAGACTGACATACATTTATTATAGGATTAAAGAGCAACCTTTGTAAAATGTACTCGTACTGTAATACAAAGAGGTAAAATACGAACTGTTTTGTAAAGGAGTCAGTCAGTCAAATCAATGTGTTATTCTCTCCAAACCCTGGAATGCTGGTCTAGCAGAGACCACAGTGGAATAGATGACCTGATGCTGGTCTCCCTGTACCCTCGATCTTTCCCTCCAGTTCTGCCGACCCAGAGATGCATACTGAACCTCAGTGTCTTCCACATGAGAAGGGCTCTGAGACACACACGGAAACATACAAATATTTAAATTGACATTTTAGCAATGTTTTCAATGAGTGATATTCATTTGTACTCACTTCTTCCCCATCACTTTGTGTGATTTCAGACCCTATAacacaaaatatttttttcaattacTTGTTTTCAAAGATAGCAATACTTGTTGAGAATGCACACATTGTACACAAACCCTATTCGATAGACTTTTCTGTCAGCAAACAATTAGACAGTGTTCTTTACCTAGATTTGACAAGCACCTAGTCTGGAGTTCAGTTCCTTCCTGCTTGTGTCCTGTCACTATCGGGAATACAGTAATTATGTCACATTTGTAAAAAAAGGTTTTTGCATGTCTGTATAGGCCAATTTAATTTACTACAAACAATATAATTTAGGGGATTTTTTTTACCTGTACTGCATTTCTTTATTCTTTTTCTCAGTCTTCCTTTCAGCAAATTGCACAGCAGACCAGCCAGAAGCACCACGATGCATAGTCCAATGACAGCTATTATCATCACAACTAATAGACAAAAACATGAAGCACAATTTGATTTGTGAAAATGTCACCTGATAACAGGATGAAAGCCCAGTTCATGCGCTCTGAAGCGAGCACATAGCATGGAGGGTCGCTAACAGTAAACCCAAAGTTGGGTGGGTGGCATATACAACACATAGATgttcagtgccttcggaaagtattcagatcccttgactttttccacattttgttaacgttacagccttattctaaaatggattaaataaaaaaaatcctcagcaatctacacacaataccccataatgacaaagtgaaaacaggtgtcgaaatgtttgctaatttataaaaaaatacaaaacagaaatacattatttacataagtattcagaccctttgctacgagactcgaaattcagctcaggtgcatcctgtttccattgatcatccttgagatgtttctacaacttgtttggagtccacctgtggtaaattcaattgattggacacgatttggaaaggcccctacctgtctatataacgtcccacagttgacagtgcatgtcagagcaaaaaccaagccatgaggtcgaaggagttgTCCATAGAGGGGCctaccgagtggtgcagcggtctaaggcactgcattgcagtgctagaggtgtcactacgtactcgggttcgatcctgggctgtatcgcAACCgtctgtgatcgggagtcccatagagcggagcacaattggcccagcgtcatccgggttaggggagggtttggccgggggggctttttACTTGGCTCAACGCGCCTCCTTGTAGTGGGCACTTGtaggctgacctcggtcgtcagttgaacggtgtttcttccgacacattggtgcggctggcttccgggttaagcgggcgggtgttaagaagcacggtttgacgcatgactcgaccttgtGGGAGTtaatgtaatgtagctaggtgcaactgctatgttaatgtaatgtaactaggtACAACTGCTATGTTAAGGAAACACAGGAACAATGGTTACATTGGTTGCATCTGGACATACATTGGCTGAGGCAATAAGTACATTTATGGCAGCTGGACACAAATAATGGATGCATTAAGTCAGGGCCATAAGCACATTTATGACAGTCAGACATACTAATGTCAGAAGGACACAGGAAGGAGGATGGTGGTAAAATGACCAACAGGTGAAATATAAGTATataataaatgtattattttttgtatGACATAAGGGGTCCTGCCACCATTATAATCTAACCAGAAGCAGAGATGGCCGTTACTGGGCGTAAACAAGCAAAGAACTCGGACTAAAAGATAATGGTGGCAGAAGGACTAAGGGGAGTAATTGTATTTACATATGGGATGTACCCATATGTTGTATGTGTATAAAAGCAGAGCCCGTGCTGAGGGGAGTCAGTTGTTCCATGGACCAGCTCGGCTTTGCTACTTTGTATTAAAGcctatattgaattcacaagttcttgtaagagtgtTATATTTTTGAGGCAATATTCCACGACAACGAGGTTTGTGTCTGAACTTTCATGGACAACCTACCATTTATAGGgcgtgtctctctgttctctctcccaacAACATCTGAAAATAGGTGAAGAATATTGGTCATGGAATTTACTTTTACAGCTCACAGTTAAAACCCTGGCTTTTTGTGAAATTTTCATACTTTCAAGAACTGCAATGTGTTGATTTGTTACCTGTTTGCATAAGAGCAGTGGTACTCTGGATGTTGAGATGATCTGGGTTTGCAAAAAAAAAGTTATGCATGACATTTTAAGTTAACTGGGAATGGCATTGTAGTGGCCTCTGAAGTGTTAAAGAGGATTTTTGAGCCTGATctttttattaaatgctttatgATACTGTCAAAGGAAAATACATAGACAGTTAAATAGATATAGTGTAGCTATAAGGGAAAAACAGGAGAAAAAATGCCATTTGGAAAGCTCTACCTGTCAACACCGTTACTTTGGCTACCTTTTCCCCATTACACAGGTACTCTCCAGAGTCCCCTGGCTGCAGATTGAGGATCTGCAGGGCACCATCTTCATCATAGGAAAACCTTTTCTGGGGGTCCTTTTTCTCCATTTTTATGGTCCCATTTTTTAACAGAGTCGAGATGGGTTCTCGTTTCACATGACTATCTTTCCTGAAGTACCACCTCTGCTTGGCTTTGCTAGATACTGTACAGGGAAGCAATAGGGCTCGGCCAGCAGAAACCTCAAAGTTTTTGCCTGTGGGAAGATATTTATTGTATTAAGTATTGGTAACAAGATGTGGAAATTTATTTGACATTGATAGTAATATGCTCATCAGATGAACAAAATAGACTATGTTTCTGCTCCCACTTAACAAAGCAATGTTCAACCTCGATATAGAATCGAAGATACCAATTGTGACCAATTTTAAATACCTGGGCATTGATGTTTTAGTTAAAAATGTTTAGAAGAAGGGtgaggagtcaccctcggcaggagtcgtgacaccatccaactacctacctcattctcatattgtttttatttactttttttgttcttttgtacaccagtatttctacttgcacatcatcatctgcacatctatcactccattgttaatttgctaaactgtaattacttcactactatggcctatttattgccttacctccttactccatttgtacacactgtatatagatttttctattgtgttattgactgtacttttgtttatccctgtgttgttgttttttgtcgcactgctttgctttatcttggtcaggtcgcagttgtaaatgagaacttgttctcaactggcctacctgtttaaataaatCAATTGTATTTTGAATATCTGTATAGAATATCGACGAATGCAGGCTGATTCTATTCATGTGTGCCTTAGTCCCACAAACAACTTTACAAACATAAGATGAGTTACCCATGATGCTTTGTTTTATGCATAGATACAGTATGTCCACATCATGAGCCcgtaaggggagggagggggaatagGAATGGGTTGCACCTActaagaagggggagggagaggggagatggggccGACAGGACAAATAATGCATATTTTCTTTGTTTTCGACTGCTTTTAATTTCTTTATATATATACTTTGTGAATATTAATTCCTGTCTGTGATCTGAACCCCTCGCAAATAAATgtctaaaaataaataatacaagttGGTCACAAAAATAAGTGTTTCAGCTAATTTTCTTAAAAATAGATACTTATTTTCTTCTATCACGCCAATGACAGAGCAGTCTTACTGTTGGTTATCCAATTGAAATTGATCATTGGTTCAACCATTCTTTATCGCCCAGTCAGTGGTACATTTTCAGCTaacatcatcaaggacagcaaacAGTATATTTCTAGAAAAATATAGAGTGGTGGTCAGACAAGTGTTACATTTCACACTGTAACCTGTCCTCATACCTTTCAGTACCTCCACGTCTGCCACTAGCTGGTCGTTGCAGTGGTAGTTCCCAGAGTCGGATGTCTCCAGCTCTTTAATAACCAGAGATCCATCAGGCCGGAGGTCATATTTCTGTTGGTTCATGTAAGCAACCGACTGGCCTTGTTTGGTGACTATGATCCTGTTGACCTGGTGTCGCCACTGTAAGTCAACAGTGCCACTGCAGGCCAGGTACAGGCGATGCTCCTCAGGCACTGAGACTCTTCTCACTGAGTGCAGAAATAACAAGTGTGAAATGGGTTTAGCCTAACTAGAATAAACTGGACTAACTGATATTGTGGGAAATATAGACATAGACTTCTGAGCATGTCTGCTTTGTGTCACAGCTAATTTAATCCAAGAAAAAATGTGGGGTAGTGTGTTGGATCAGGGGAGTTTTCTGAGAGCCTGACTTGTCCCAAGCCTATGGAATCATCTGAGTGCAGTCCACTTCTACAGTGGCTGTATGTAGAAGAATCTAACTGTTTGTCTACCATTGCATGCAAGGCTGTGTGTCACTCATATCTTCCTGAGTCCATTTCTGTCCTGCTTCCTGTGTGATCCACTATTCCTATTTATCTAATGGGAACATGGCATATCCTTAGAGTGGGAATAAAATTAGCCCACTTTAAAGAAGCTAACGTGTGGGGGGTTTTTTCAAGACAAAACCATTAAAACAAACACAAGTATTAATGGTGTTATTGTTTGGAAAATGTTACTGTCAAGGTGTTGACAAAATGGATTgagtttaaaatggattaaattgagattgttgtcccttgcctacacacaataccccataatgtcaaagtggaatcatgTTTTTCGAAAATGTTACAaacaaattaaaaattaaaagctgaaatgtcttgaatcaataagtattcaacccctttgttatggcaagcgtaAATAAgctcaggagtaaacatttgcttaacaagtcccataataagttgcatggactctgtgtgcaataatagtatttagcatgatttttgaatgactacctcatctctgcaccccacacatacaattatctgtaaggtccctcagccgagcagtgcatttcaaacacatattgcccccccccctccttttacaccgctgctacactctgttgttatcatctatgcatagtcactttaataactctacctacatgtacatattacctcgactaaccggtgcccctgcacattgactctgtaccggtatccccctgtatatagtctcgctattgttattttactgctgctctttaattacttgttacttttatttcttattcttattttttttaaatgcattgttggttaggaacttgaaagtaagtatttcactgtaaggtctacacctgttgtattcggcgcatttgactgataaaatgttattttcttttaTTTCCGTtctagacattattatgagccgtcctcccctccacagaatccaatacaacacattactgagtgccattccatattttcaagcattgtggtggctgcatcatgttatgggtatgcttgtaagaataaaaaagaaacagaatggagataagcacaggcaaaatcctacaggaaaacctggttcagtctgctttcctccagagactgggagatgaattcacctttcagcaggacaataacctaaaacacaaggctaaaactacactggagttgcttaccaaaacgACAGTCAAATGGCcaggttttgacttaaatctacttgaaatatatggcaagacctgaaaatggttgtcttgcaatgatcaacaaccaatttgacagagcttgaagaatttttaaaattataatgggcaaatgttgcacaatccaggtgtggaaagctcttagagacttaccctgaAAGACACAGCTGTGatcgcagccaaaggtgcttctataaagcattgactcaggggtgtaaataTTTATGTaagtgagatatttctgtatatcACTTTCAACACATTtgcataaaaaaatgttttcactttgtcattattgggtattgtgtgtagaagggtaagaaaaaaacaattgaatcaatttgttATGGTAGCACAacaaatatggaataagtcaagggtatgaatactttctgaaagcactgtacatgAAGTAGAATCTCAAATCAATTTTAGGAAATAAAGTTAAATAGAAATTCTTCTAATACACTATGTTTTCCCAGTGTATACTTCCTCTTTTTATGTTTTGTTAATTTTGTCttggatagaaagaaagaaagtatgggtggtgtgtgtgtgtgtgtagtactcaatcaatgcaaaaaacaaaatgttcactgtacctgtacctgtagctgttgCACTAGAGGTGAGGGGAATCATTAGAAAAAACAACAAAGGCTTAAAATAGCTCCACATCTTTCACCAAAACTCTTAACACTGCAGAGTTCATCGGTATACGTGATAGTAACCCCTCCTTCCCTTTTCCTCTGTTCCCTGTTTAAACCAGACCAAGACCACATGAGTCTGTGTGGTCATGACTAAGACAGTAACATCATGGTGACTAATGGGCAGCATTATATCATAGACTCAACATTAGGATAACATTTGATAGTGGAAATCCCAAATGTTTCATTATGCTTCAATGAGAGGACATTGACACATCTTTTCACATATACCTGTTCTATTCTGTGTGTCTTATTGCATTTCATG encodes:
- the LOC106569945 gene encoding uncharacterized protein isoform X2, producing the protein MWSYFKPLLFFLMIPLTSSATATVRRVSVPEEHRLYLACSGTVDLQWRHQVNRIIVTKQGQSVAYMNQQKYDLRPDGSLVIKELETSDSGNYHCNDQLVADVEVLKGKNFEVSAGRALLLPCTVSSKAKQRWYFRKDSHVKREPISTLLKNGTIKMEKKDPQKRFSYDEDGALQILNLQPGDSGEYLCNGEKVAKVTVLTDHLNIQSTTALMQTDVVGRENRETRPINVVMIIAVIGLCIVVLLAGLLCNLLKGRLRKRIKKCSTVTGHKQEGTELQTRCLSNLGSEITQSDGEESPSHVEDTEVQYASLGRQNWRERSRVQGDQHQVIYSTVVSARPAFQGLERITH
- the LOC106569945 gene encoding uncharacterized protein isoform X1; this encodes MWSYFKPLLFFLMIPLTSSATATGTVRRVSVPEEHRLYLACSGTVDLQWRHQVNRIIVTKQGQSVAYMNQQKYDLRPDGSLVIKELETSDSGNYHCNDQLVADVEVLKGKNFEVSAGRALLLPCTVSSKAKQRWYFRKDSHVKREPISTLLKNGTIKMEKKDPQKRFSYDEDGALQILNLQPGDSGEYLCNGEKVAKVTVLTDHLNIQSTTALMQTDVVGRENRETRPINVVMIIAVIGLCIVVLLAGLLCNLLKGRLRKRIKKCSTVTGHKQEGTELQTRCLSNLGSEITQSDGEESPSHVEDTEVQYASLGRQNWRERSRVQGDQHQVIYSTVVSARPAFQGLERITH